The following proteins come from a genomic window of Henningerozyma blattae CBS 6284 chromosome 4, complete genome:
- the SLX8 gene encoding SUMO-targeted ubiquitin ligase complex subunit SLX8 (similar to Saccharomyces cerevisiae SLX8 (YER116C); ancestral locus Anc_7.416) — protein MNFSGSTDDNNYFSSDLGGTNSTYSPYNEEENTDDEEPQRKRRRYNVIRDSDDSNNSDDSDDSDDSIIQDAYQPITIVSTQSAAENERQSSVQRIDSNDNEYDGELDIVSERDLAEEEGQQILNLLTTEEQGQDNSNASSSEVPTLTDRHQTEYSNFHPHHDDESGDSDVISVGDVVEILDDDPEESSIFSGTNVPNANGSNATSSRTQLAAHKPAISRPCTEYKCPICLEPPETSVVTPCGHVFCAGCAFQMLNQSRARTRHGHCALCRNNVNLQSLRLMVLRKIPRKIQHT, from the coding sequence ATGAATTTTTCTGGTTCTACAGATGATAATAACTATTTTAGTTCTGACTTAGGAGGTACAAATAGTACCTATTCGCCTTATAATGAGGAGGAGAATACCGATGATGAGGAACCACAAAGAAAGAGGCGGCGTTACAACGTTATTCGTGACAGTGATGATAGTAATAACAGTGATGATAGTGATGACAGTGATGATAGTATTATTCAAGATGCTTACCAGCCAATAACTATCGTATCAACTCAGTCTGCTGCGGAAAATGAAAGACAGTCATCAGTACAAAGAATTGATTCAAATGACAACGAATATGATGGCGAATTAGATATAGTCAGCGAACGTGATTTAgcagaagaagaaggtCAACAGATTCTTAACTTATTAACTACTGAAGAGCAAGGTCaagataattcaaatgCGTCATCTTCTGAAGTGCCAACGCTAACTGACCGCCATCAAACGGAATACAGCAACTTTCATCCACATCATGATGATGAAAGTGGTGATAGTGATGTAATTTCAGTAGGAGATGTGGTTGAAATTCTAGATGATGATCCAGAGGAATCCTCTATCTTTAGTGGAACGAATGTACCAAATGCCAACGGCTCCAACGCTACCTCAAGCAGAACACAGCTAGCCGCCCACAAACCAGCTATCTCACGTCCCTGCACTGAATATAAGTGTCCCATCTGCCTGGAACCTCCAGAAACCTCAGTGGTAACGCCCTGTGGTCACGTGTTCTGTGCAGGCTGTGCATTTCAGATGTTGAACCAATCCAGGGCCAGAACTAGGCATGGCCATTGTGCACTATGTAGAAATAACGTCAACCTCCAGAGTTTGCGACTTATGGTATTACGCAAGATACCACGTAAGATCCAGCATACATAG
- the RPL23A gene encoding 60S ribosomal protein uL14 (similar to Saccharomyces cerevisiae RPL23A (YBL087C) and RPL23B (YER117W); ancestral locus Anc_7.417), whose product MSGNGAQGTKFRISLGLPTGAIMNCADNSGARNLYIIAVKGSGSRLNRLPAASLGDMVMATVKKGKPELRKKVMPAIVVRQAKSWRRKDGVYLYFEDNAGVIANPKGEMKGSAITGPVGKECADLWPRVASNSGVVV is encoded by the exons ATGTCGGGTAACGGTGCTCAAGGTACTAAATTCAGAATTTCT tTAGGTTTGCCAACTGGTGCCATCATGAATTGTGCTGACAATTCTGGTGCTAGAAATTTATACATTATCGCCGTTAAAGGTTCTGGTTCTAGATTGAACAGATTACCAGCCGCCTCTTTAGGTGATATGGTCATGGCTACCGTTAAGAAAGGTAAGCCAGAATTAAGAAAGAAGGTTATGCCAGCTATTGTTGTTCGTCAAGCTAAGTCTTGGAGAAGAAAAGATGGTGTTTATTTATACTTCGAAGATAATGCTGGTGTTATTGCCAACCCAAAGGGTGAAATGAAAGGTTCCGCCATCACTGGTCCAGTCGGTAAAGAATGTGCCGATTTGTGGCCAAGAGTTGCTTCTAACTCTGGTGTTGttgtttaa
- the TEL1 gene encoding DNA-binding protein kinase TEL1 (similar to Saccharomyces cerevisiae TEL1 (YBL088C); ancestral locus Anc_7.418) → MDNLSNRNIEHIINQLCSSKQRDRNQALDSLTDLLRDNPNKIPNNSISIIIESLILLLDSEQKKFIILQSSSPSNSYSSTSSNKLKLSESKLTNISYIIRLFIEKTSNRLKVKSLQLCFTSLLDLIYFDNSGELIELISIHISYSLISLIRSEIFSLRFPAHSWVSLIDQISSIIIDRTKLKKINDKIMLNFITCLIDLLKNDTVAIKQIKYSLIFETLFHYFDLINFENSNTELIIELAKIVIIKFNLTNINMTISLIGKLMKHILNINNTSNQKIQLNLNFIHIFTSELIPNHLPLMTKNSHINKEIKNVISQDSLFKIFQEYLILMLVSYKSNNISIDYIRIILPNEVNSINEKVSWFQFNDFALAENHATSNWLCLLGLVKLINSYFIFKGRICGIHEQNLITQLPQLFKRRKFEPSFTSILLNSESIDEFFVNCLEINVENINLISLQILSFHSSLFFLNSHNFNTLKDLILQKYEKSFLINWVCLTLISLISKVSFTFTNDDANKLLKICLPLIKDPKYCKMSTALLLKLSIYSYNSDIGHSENNNDKINQNTNPSNKIVLDTHSRQRMLDLYELSEVNGPALFSNESFQFWIYFQYIGKDFLSTKRLTSGDCIWAWINSKINQQCIPLFTASNKSFSRLVIWLWDMKVPVADSRFVYCLTITPTWLFEEWKLYYEVWTKYEKQRKFLLQNTQKANELKKLKLMNPISNCRIHRDELFSFLSKIYPMIPELKVTYIEKVNIFFELLSIVFTMQFNDFVMSNDTGLFSDFYHEFKDFYTPFVKSLNDSNYILLRHLRKILPFMLTEPLPDFIFSELLLSDAEGNDYVNFIENEPNIVSLKQKTVIEKSFEVLNKSVTKNFSISETFNKYSAHNTSLIIQTVIAKHWRLQEHNNNHVLSEILQLSKRISTEKFLEGFDTFISWLSSIDNKFSFDSDLLVKITEVIGSHILNSKYNTSSEVMTMLCMYLDSLRPQWLLKTELHLNADCNDIFEWIIERFKDNSFSGNKSIEYLSKLLLNMLIYHDLSNNIVKGSKQRVFMVLIECFKKINLPTVAILSSKLGHYMNVVSIKNQQVILQELSSIFHHPQRSMEYSSFFSLSMLNLASSSNTNLPHIIENMLSFTTYPHMKFYISSMLHSVASSLKLTTMKDLFDHFKYEVLISWAKKLPSISKPDGDSSDLETICDISLFGFEKFSDFIRLYATDFISVYYATACTNTNLLELILQTTQRTASQLLQESMHICLPLAYLPTGIHDTIFPTIKNVIGKKLTTIIQENALLISRRILKSTEFLVIEDIQTTLKKLHRDDELSYLLFVKYSKSSKYRSPLKIDFPSSISLLNKIFKANFQSSDIDITCLWILDDLKKSSQYYEKLGLLRELKYIFCSYLSSFFSSYCLTNVLYSLSELSVDRRLYDEIFPLMLVTLKFSYESNFNIGSSFTASFSSIIMFFKEGEYMSLAQDFLKLLKSIDRRRWTNLRSNEQEILKYATIMLDTPSSDELNFKGEYLIDLLLQEKEYTKYSSQLIASIVLNSSSSNAANITPNTHGLQKILLYPLSNPYNSTSYQLFTKKYITNYVRNGGEIFVDVDKPHAINWNYTTIFEQMDPLLSIFECFYSFRKTLRKADDHHITLKFIIECIFSTYFNTFTKDSQSQNINITKLFIEEAQSSLMNKHALEAIFPRIISINRTFSKDYYNNKKIFDKSIKYCDWILELVNILLVHLESYCPSLLYLLILLKTSISFQEKIFPILFFAFISFDAQESESFVLFVTENFGTLAGCVDSIPKAQVILSMIAMLRTGYISGVRPFISIYKKVNLRLIYKNAISANELLFAYMLFEEVNMEQECSLDILNLKNIYEGINDIELLSGLPASMSINGVIASLNKTNQESWRTFLFNNALLDSSANQQDNFISSAYSNSLESNGFINLALSLQNATNVTDESNIYDWSIQLRNWDLPIPHILNTTSKAQYAGLKKIVTYGVNSITELDNLFDEVYYNIKHFAIKNDWLNSLSELNSIKEHILQMNNSHPNNFCETQIHTESITFKDFKSHLITKYTTCLLLAESSLDIDFKLRLKQYIHASFYLGTFVQKAIDNQSIQDSIKASILLENIRDTLNNVEEATPYLPFMNRYVDFNAALALWESGEFKTPILKLKNLLENPVSLDNIGSEMLFLMKPLEIRNDSMKAYLVEWSSHSRYESPSLIYKNYINSIDTTSKDQEKTAMVFQKMGDFLLRQVQQMKSSGQIEERNQICKKSTASLNKLSLIYNKGTLTTDEKKETKQQYMRIKQQNIFDLSIVNNLKEQYENFNWFCLEFFMNAMILSDTFDDELLDKFCSLWFENDKNNNINRKLYDKIANMPTWKFLSWTNQIASKLSIEETAFQKPLRLIMERIIFKFPYDSLYAIMNIRLHKSYLDGTHSDMSQKIEAVERIMHRLKRIENGKFYATYVTPIEIFCNEVVKLANLKISKNTRSINLENIKIGKYWLVDLLLQKIPLPTAPVTIKCSQDGKSPRAYITSIKSTLIVSATGLSLPKIVSFTQSDGLQYKVLMKGSKDDLKQDSVMEQAFQKVNHIFASHKKLRAKYLKIRTYEVIPLDPGTGMIEFVRNSISLHEILNDLHKGDELTFNKARSLMKNAQNKTPSEKVACFKELTDRIKPQLRKFFFNAFLHPDDWFSAKMNYTKGVAVTSIIGFVLGLGDRHLNNILIDSHSGEPIHIDLGIAFDQGRLLPIPETIPFRLTRDIINGFGVTGVEGLFRKNCEYTYSVLRENHQKFLSVMNLLKWDPLYSWVMSPMRKHRHLVELNESMDETNFHKLVTEPDTICHSEVNNDEEANDQSLRAINTIEEKLVGNGLSVESTVQELIQQATDETKLAQLFFGWSPFY, encoded by the coding sequence ATGGataatctttcaaatagaaatataGAACATATCATTAATCAATTATGCTCTTCTAAACAGAGAGATAGGAATCAAGCTTTAGATAGTTTAACAGACTTACTGAGAGATAATCCCAATAAGAttccaaataattcaatttcaattattatcGAGTCTTTAATCTTACTCTTAGATTCAGAACAAAAAAAGTTCATTATTTTACAATCATCATCACCTTCAAATTCATACTCTTCCACTTCAAGcaataaattaaaactaTCTGAATCAAAATTAACAAACATATCTTATATCATTCGTTTattcattgaaaaaacGAGCAATAGACTTAAAGTTAAATCTTTACAACTATGTTTTACCTCCTTGCTtgatttgatatattttgataattcagGGGAACTTATTGAATTAATCTCAATTCACATATCTTACTCtctaatttcattaatacGATCAGAAATATTTAGCTTAAGATTCCCGGCTCATAGTTGGGTTTCATTAATTGAtcaaatttcttcaattattatagatagaactaaattaaaaaagataaatgataaaataatgCTCAATTTTATCACATGCCTAATTGACTTACTAAAAAATGACACTGTTGCAatcaaacaaataaaatatagtttaatatttgaaacattGTTCCATTATTTTGACCTTATAAACTTTGAGAACTCGAATACAGAACTAATTATTGAGTTGGCCAAGATagttattataaaatttaatttaactAACATTAATATGACTATTAGCCTTATAGGGAAATTAATGAAGCATATACTTAATATTAACAATActtcaaatcaaaaaattcaattaaacttaaattttattcacATATTTACGAGTGAACTGATACCAAATCATCTACCATTAATGACTAAAAATTCTCATATTAATaaggaaataaaaaacgTAATATCTCAAGATTcgttatttaaaattttccaagagtatttaattttgatgCTTGTGTCATATAAATCGAATAACATATCTATTGACTATATTCGTATCATTTTGCCCAATGAAGTCAACTCTATTAATGAAAAGGTTTCTTGGtttcaatttaatgatttcgCATTAGCAGAAAATCATGCAACAAGTAATTGGCTTTGTTTACTAGGATTGGTTAAGCTTataaattcatattttatatttaaaggAAGAATATGCGGAATTCATGAACAGAATCTAATTACTCAATTACCGCAATTATTCAAAAGGCGAAAATTTGAACCATCATTTACTTCTATATTACTCAATTCAGAATctattgatgaattttttgtaaaCTGTCTAGAAATTAACGTGgagaatattaatttaatttctttgcAAATACTATCATTCCATTCTTCActcttctttttaaattctcACAATTTTAATACCTTGAAAGATCTGATACTTCAGAAGTACGAAAAGtcctttttaattaattggGTATGCCTAACCTTAATATCATTGATCTCAAAAGTATCCTTTACTTTTACTAACGACGATGCTAATAAATTGCTTAAGATATGCTTACCATTAATTAAGGATCCAAAATATTGCAAAATGTCGACAGCTTTACTACTTAAATTATCTATCTATTCTTATAACTCCGATATTGGCCattctgaaaataataacgatAAAATAAACCAGAATACTAATCCAAGCAACAAAATTGTTTTGGATACTCATTCCCGCCAAAGGATGCTGGATTTATATGAATTATCTGAAGTAAATGGACCAGCACtattttctaatgaatCTTTCCAATTTTGGATATACTTTCAATACATTGGTAAAGATTTTTTGTCAACTAAAAGACTAACATCAGGTGACTGTATTTGGGCTTGgattaattctaaaataaatcaacaGTGCATACCCCTCTTCACTGCATCAAATAAATCGTTTTCAAGGTTAGTTATCTGGCTATGGGACATGAAGGTTCCAGTAGCTGATTCACGCTTTGTATATTGTCTGACGATCACTCCAACCTGGTTATTTGAAGAGtggaaattatattatgaGGTTTGGACAAAATATGAGAAGCAAAGGAAATTTTTACTCCAAAACACACAAAAAGCCAAtgaattgaagaaattaaagcTAATGAATCCGATTTCTAACTGTAGAATCCATCGggatgaattattttcattcttaTCTAAGATTTATCCTATGATCCCAGAGTTAAAAGTCACATATATTGAGAAGGTAaacatattttttgaacTATTATCCATTGTTTTTACAATGcaatttaatgattttgtTATGAGCAATGATACAGGATTGTTCTCAGACTTTTATCAcgaatttaaagatttttatACTCCATTCGTAAAATCCCTTAATGATTCTAACTATATACTACTCAGACATCTACGAAAAATTTTACCATTTATGCTAACTGAACCATTACCAGATTTCATATTTTCAGAGCTGCTATTATCTGATGCTGAGGGTAATGACTACGTCAATtttatagaaaatgaaCCTAATATTGTTTCTTTAAAACAGAAAACTGTAATAGAAAAATCTTTTGAGGTTTTGAACAAGTCAGTTAcgaagaatttttcaatcaGTGAAACTTTTAACAAATACAGTGCTCACAATACCTCACTTATTATACAAACCGTAATTGCTAAACATTGGCGTTTGCAAGAGCATAACAACAATCATGTATTATCGGAGATATTGCAACTATCTAAACGAATTTCGactgaaaaatttcttgaAGGATTTGatacttttatttcatGGCTGTCGTCCatagataataaattttcgTTCGATAGTGATCTACTTGTAAAAATCACCGAAGTTATTGGATCccatattttaaatagtaaATATAATACATCCTCAGAAGTTATGACTATGCTCTGCATGTATTTAGACTCCCTTCGTCCTCAATGGTTACTTAAAACAGAATTACATCTCAATGCAGACTGCAATGATATCTTTGAGTGGATTATAGAACGttttaaagataattcGTTTAGTggaaataaatcaatagaATATCTGTCAAAACTATTGTTAAATATGCTTATTTATCATGAtctatctaataatattgtaaaGGGGAGCAAACAACGTGTATTCATGGTACTAATCGAAtgctttaaaaaaatcaatttacCAACAGTTGCAATTCTATCGTCCAAGTTAGGACATTATATGAACGTGGTGAGCATTAAAAATCAACAAGTAATCCTCCAAGAACTTTCTTCTATATTTCACCACCCTCAGAGAAGTATGGAGTATTCGAGCTTCTTCTCTCTATCAATGCTAAATTTAGCTAGCTCTTCAAATACAAATCTACCACATATAATAGAGAACATGCTATCATTTACTACATATCCCCAcatgaaattttatatatcatCTATGCTTCATAGTGTTGCTAGTTCTCTAAAATTGACCACAatgaaagatttatttgatcATTTCAAATACGAGGTTCTAATTTCATGGGCAAAAAAACTGCCTTCTATATCAAAACCAGATGGAGATTCAAGTGATCTTGAAACAATTTGCGATATTTCTTTGTttggatttgaaaaattctcaGATTTTATCAGACTTTATGCCACAGACTTCATCTCTGTTTATTATGCTACAGCGTGTACCAACACTAATTTATTAGAGCTGATTTTACAGACAACACAAAGAACAGCATCTCAGTTATTACAAGAGTCAATGCACATATGCCTCCCATTAGCATATTTGCCAACAGGTATTCACGATACCATATTTCCAACCATAAAAAATGTCATAGGAAAAAAGTTAACCACAATTATTCAAGAAAATGCTTTGCTAATCAGCAGGAGGATACTAAAATCAACTGAATTCTTGGTTATCGAAGATATTCAAACTACGTTAAAGAAATTGCATAGAGATGATGAACTCTCATATTTGCTATTcgtaaaatattcaaaatcatcaaaGTATCGTTCGcctttaaaaattgattttccTTCCTCTATCAGCTTGCttaataaaatctttaaagcAAATTTCCAATCATCAGACATCGATATAACTTGTCTATGGATTTTAGATGATTTGAAGAAATCTTCTCAGTATTACGAAAAATTGGGCTTATTAAGAGAacttaaatatatattttgcaGCTACCTATCATCGTTTTTTTCGTCCTATTGTCTCACAAATGTCttatattcattatcaGAACTTTCAGTGGATCGTAGGCTAtatgatgaaatttttccCCTAATGTTAGTTACTTTAAAATTTAGTTAtgaatcaaattttaatattggCTCTTCATTCACTGCATCATTTTCTAGCATTATAATGTTTTTTAAAGAAGGAGAATATATGTCTCTTGCACAagattttttgaaattattaaaatcgATTGACAGGAGGAGATGGACAAACCTCCGATCAAACGAgcaagaaattttaaaatatgcTACCATAATGCTGGATACTCCTTCTTCAGATGAACTAAACTTTAAAGGTGAATATTTGATTGACTTATTACTTCAAGAGAAAGAATACACTAAATATTCATCCCAATTAATCGCATCTATTGTACTTAATTCTAGTAGCTCTAATGCAGCTAACATTACTCCAAATACTCATGGTTTACAGaaaattttactttatCCCTTATCAAACCCCTATAATTCCACAAGTTACCAATTATTCactaaaaaatatattacaaaCTACGTAAGAAATGGAGGTGAGATTTTTGTAGACGTAGATAAACCACATGCTATTAATTGGAATTATACTACTATATTTGAACAAATGGACCCACTGCTGAGCATTTTTGAATGCTTCTATTCTTTTAGAAAAACGTTAAGAAAAGCTGATGACCATCATATTACCcttaaattcattatcgAGTGCATCTTTTCAACatattttaatacattTACCAAAGATAGTCAGTCacaaaatatcaatatcaccaaattatttattgaagaagCTCAAAGTTCCCTAATGAATAAACATGCACTAGAAGCAATTTTCCCGcgaataatttcaattaacagaacattttctaaagattattataacaataagaaaatatttgacaAGAGTATTAAGTATTGCGATTGGATTTTGGAATtagtaaatattttattagtcCATTTGGAATCTTATTGTCCTAGTCTATTATAcctattaattcttttaaaaacatCTATTTCATTTCAAGAAAAGATATTTCCCATTCTTTTCTTTGCATTCATCAGTTTTGATGCTCAAGAAAGTGAATCTTTCGTTTTATTTGTTACTGAGAATTTTGGAACACTTGCTGGTTGTGTCGATTCAATTCCAAAAGCTCAAGTCATATTAAGTATGATAGCAATGCTTAGAACAGGATATATATCTGGAGTGCGACCATTTATCTCAATATACAAAAAAGTTAATCTCAGACTTATATACAAGAATGCTATTTCTGCCAATGAACTCCTTTTTGCATATATGTTATTTGAAGAGGTTAATATGGAACAAGAATGCAGTttagatattttgaatttaaaaaatatatatgagGGAATAAACGACATTGAGTTATTATCTGGATTACCAGCTAGTATGTCAATTAATGGAGTGATAGCATCATTGAACAAAACTAATCAAGAGAGCTGGAGAACTTTTTTGTTCAATAATGCGCTTTTGGATAGTAGTGCAAATCAGCAAgacaattttatttcaagTGCCTACTCTAATTCGTTGGAATCTAATGGTTTCATTAATTTGGCATTGAGCTTACAGAATGCAACCAATGTAACAGATGAAAGTAACATATACGATTGGTCAATTCAATTACGGAATTGGGATCTTCCAATACCACATATACTCAATACTACTTCTAAAGCCCAATATGCAGGCTTGAAGAAGATTGTGACTTATGGAGTAAATTCTATTACTGAACTAGATAACTTATTCGACGAAGTTTACTATAACATTAAACATTTCGCTATAAAGAATGATTGGTTAAATAGTTTATCAGAACTTAACAGTATAAAAGAACATATTTTACAGATGAATAACAGCCACCCAAATAATTTCTGTGAAACTCAAATTCATACCGAGAGTATCACTTTTAAGGATTTTAAATCTCATCTAATAACAAAGTATACTACTTGCCTATTATTGGCAGAAAGTTCCTTAGATATAGACTTTAAGCTCCGCTTAAAACAGTATATTCATGCCTCATTTTACTTAGGAACATTTGTTCAAAAGGCTATTGATAATCAATCTATTCAGGACTCTATTAAAGCTTCCATATTATTGGAGAATATCAGAGACACCCTGAATAACGTTGAAGAAGCTACTCCTTATTTACCATTTATGAACCGGTATGTAGACTTTAATGCTGCACTAGCTCTTTGGGAATCTGGAGAATTTAAAACAcctattttaaaattgaaaaaccTCTTAGAAAATCCAGTATCGCTGGATAATATAGGTTCAGAAATGCTTTTTCTCATGAAGCCTTTAGAAATTCGAAACGATTCCATGAAAGCCTATCTGGTTGAATGGTCATCTCATTCAAGATATGAGTCTCCATCTCtgatttataaaaattacattAATAGTATTGATACCACTTCTAAAGACCAAGAAAAAACAGCAATGGTATTTCAAAAGATGGGAGATTTTCTCTTAAGGCAAGTTCAACAAATGAAATCTAGTGGACAAATTGAAGAACGCAATCAGATATGCAAAAAGAGTACTGCAAGTTTAAATAAACTAAGTTTAATATACAATAAGGGAACTTTGACTACAgatgaaaagaaagaaacgAAACAACAATATATGAGAATTAAGCAACAAAACATCTTCGATCTATCTattgttaataatttaaaagaacaatacgaaaattttaattggttttgtttggaattttttatGAATGCAATGATATTGTCAGATACATTCGACGATGAACTTTTAGACAAATTTTGCAGTCTCTGGTTTGAGAATgacaaaaataataatataaatagaaaACTTTATGATAAAATTGCTAATATGCCAACCTGGAAATTTTTAAGCTGGACCAACCAGATTGcatcaaaattatcaatagaAGAAACTGCCTTCCAAAAACCACTTCGATTAATAATGGAAAGaattatcttcaaatttCCATACGATTCCTTATATGCTATAATGAATATTCGATTACACAAATCATATTTAGACGGTACTCATTCTGATATGTCACAAAAAATTGAAGCAGTAGAAAGAATTATGCATCGGTTAAAAAGGATTGAGAATGGCAAATTTTATGCCACGTATGTAACTCCAATTGAGATTTTCTGTAATGAGGTCGTTAAGTTGGCTAACTTGAAGATCTCGAAAAACACTCGTTCtattaatttagaaaatattaaaattggaaaatattgGCTAGTAGATTTATTACTCCAGAAGATTCCACTGCCTACAGCGCCGGTAACTATTAAATGTTCTCAAGATGGCAAATCACCGAGAGCATATATCACTAGCATTAAAAGTACACTCATAGTTTCTGCAACTGGATTATCGTTACCTAAAATTGTTAGTTTTACTCAATCAGATGGCCTTCAATATAAAGTTCTAATGAAAGGCAGTAAAGATGATTTAAAGCAAGATTCTGTAATGGAACAAGCATTCCAGAAGGTTAACCACATTTTTGCAAGCCATAAAAAACTACGagcaaaatatttgaaaatacgTACATATGAGGTAATACCTTTAGATCCTGGAACAGGAATGATAGAGTTTGTTCGTAACTCGATTTCGTTGCATGAGATCTTAAATGATTTGCATAAAGGTGATGAGCttacttttaataaagcTAGAagtttaatgaaaaatgcTCAGAATAAAACTCCGTCAGAAAAAGTTGCTTGCTTTAAAGAACTCACTGATAGAATTAAACCCCAGCTAcgtaaatttttcttcaatgcATTTTTACATCCAGATGATTGGTTTTCGGCAAAGATGAATTATACTAAGGGCGTTGCAGTAACATCAATTATTGGCTTTGTTCTTGGCTTGGGGGATAGACAtctaaataatatcttAATTGATTCACATTCTGGTGAACCGATTCATATTGATTTAGGGATAGCCTTTGACCAGGGCCGATTACTTCCCATACCTGAAACCATACCATTTAGACTAACACGCGATATAATAAACGGTTTTGGTGTTACAGGAGTCGAAGGTTTATTCCGTAAGAATTGTGAATATACCTATTCAGTATTGAGAGAAAATCATCAGAAATTTTTAAGTGTAATGAATTTACTGAAATGGGATCCCTTATATAGTTGGGTAATGTCTCCAATGAGAAAGCACAGGCATTTGGTTGAACTGAACGAATCTATGGATGAAACTAACTTTCATAAACTGGTAACTGAACCTGATACTATTTGTCACAGTGAagtaaataatgatgaagaggCTAATGATCAATCTTTAAGAGCAATTAATACTATTGAAGAAAAGCTAGTTGGTAATGGTTTAAGTGTTGAGTCAACAGTTCAAGAATTAATACAACAAGCTACAGATGAAACGAAACTTGCTCAATTGTTTTTTGGTTGGTCCccattttattaa